One window of the Eucalyptus grandis isolate ANBG69807.140 chromosome 8, ASM1654582v1, whole genome shotgun sequence genome contains the following:
- the LOC104417210 gene encoding CRIB domain-containing protein RIC5, which produces MPTKVKGLLKGLRYISHIFDNKKEQELQIGLPTDVKHVAHIGWEGPSANAPSWMHQFDSTPQLTLQPVDPLEDAIDPSVQSPSEADMKQTGAGSPDTLLRSIKDAQDSPRHLLSKGFGSPQSSPSKRASSATRHLRRHRKSASSTDSLTQESLRTTRHSRKNQNLGLGVETPSHDAAMVSKQSRRRKSKGSSGSGSTRMLRSKGQSPSNDASSLTEHGSGTERGQGLMKIQSHLSTVTEVSEEGNG; this is translated from the exons ATGCCGACGAAGGTGAAGGGCCTCCTCAAAGGCCTGAGATATATTTCGCATATATTCG ACAACAAAAAGGAGCAAGAATTGCAGATCGGGTTACCCACGGACGTAAAGCACGTCGCTCACATCGGATGGGAAGGCCCCTCCGCCAACGCCCCGAGTTGG ATGCACCAGTTCGATTCGACTCCGCAGCTCACGTTGCAGCCAGTTGATCCTCTGGAAGACGCCATAGACCCTTCCGTCCAATCTCCATCGGAAG CGGATATGAAGCAAACCGGGGCAGGAAGCCCGGACACGCTCTTGCGAAGCATTAAGGATGCACAGGACTCACCAAGACACCTACTATCTAAAGGCTTTGGCTCACCTCAGAGCTCACCTTCCAAGCGTGCCTCTAGTGCAACGAGGCATCTGAGGCGGCACCGCAAATCAGCCTCATCCACTGATTCCCTGACTCAAGAATCATTGCGCACCACCCGACATTCTAGAAAAAACCAGAATTTGGGTCTTGGAGTAGAGACACCCTCACACGATGCTGCCATGGTGTCGAAGCAATCGCGGAGGAGGAAATCAAAGGGTTCATCTGGCAGTGGGTCGACAAGGATGTTGCGATCAAAAGGGCAAAGTCCTTCGAACGATGCATCCTCGTTGACAGAGCATGGGTCAGGGACCGAACGTGGACAAGGACTAATGAAGATTCAGAGTCATCTCAGCACAGTTACCGAAGTGTCCGAAGAAGGGAATGGGTGA
- the LOC104414476 gene encoding glycolipid transfer protein 1, which yields MEGTVFAPSLEGMKHVKSEEGEMLTRPFLDVCKLILPVIEKFGTAMALVKSDIGGNISRLEAKYESNPSQFKLLYSMVQVEVEAKTTKASSSCTNGLLWLTRAMDYLVELFRNLLIHPDWTMSQACSDSYGKTLKKWHGWLASSSFTVAMKLAPDRKKFMDVIGGSGDVNADMEKFCTSFSPLLEENHKFLASVGLDDLKAS from the exons ATGGAGGGAACCGTTTTTGCTCCCTCGTTGGAGGGCATGAAGCACGTCAAGTCGGAAGAAGGGGAAATGCTGACCAGGCCTTTTCTTGATGTGTGCAAACTGATTTTGCCTGTCATTG AAAAGTTTGGTACTGCTATGGCACTTGTTAAATCTGACATTGGTGGAAATATATCA AGGCTGGAAGCTAAATATGAATCCAATCCATCTCAATTCAAACTCCTGTACAGTATGGTACAAGTAGAGGTTGAAGCTAAAACGACCAAGGCATCCTCTAGTTGCACAAATGGACTTCTTTGGTTGACAAG AGCAATGGATTATCTGGTCGAACTGTTTCGCAACTTGCTTATTCATCCTGATTGGACGATGTCACAAGCTTGCTCAGATTCTTATGGCAAAACTCTCAAAAAGTGGCATGGCTGGCTTGCAAGCTCAAGTTTCACT GTCGCCATGAAGCTTGCTCCCGATAGGAAAAAGTTCATGGATGTGATAGGCGGCTCTGGTGATGTGAATGCTGACATGGAGAAATTCTGCACTAGCTTTTCTCCTCTTCTGGAAGAGAATCACAAGTTTCTG GCTAGTGTTGGCTTGGACGATCTGAAAGCTTCGTAA